The following are encoded in a window of Paenibacillaceae bacterium GAS479 genomic DNA:
- a CDS encoding carbohydrate ABC transporter substrate-binding protein, CUT1 family, with protein MVKWKNSFTCTVVLTLALAAVSGCSNGNTPKNSEEPSATGGSKEGSKLRLLGPTKGNKVIKFEDREQYPVWKELDKLFDTAGLELEYERVPTEQYDVVIKTRMASGGSLPDIVNLSALDDTTVLNLAKQGVLLDLKPLIEKYSNGNIKKMYDQDFPFAEKTTTSPDGKLYWFSDLHKKTYQQNKPAPVGLTMLIRKDWLEKLKIPVPTTADEYRQALKALQDQDANGNGQKDEVLVYNPGNFAGPIAQWFGLGSGVTAVDVENKKVVSPWYQDGIKDYFRYMQQLVKEGIIDTSLISGRNELVQQKVADNKVASLGDYNLEMWLEPTILGGGEYLPLMPLKAVDGITPAAQLEDPFLVWSKYGITKDAKNVEAAIKFFDVIYSEKYADLLYWGIEGQTYKFDGGAKVFIDNGNDEEKAKSKLVTGGAIYGDGIFPRVQFANLESELTNVPKHKADHELAIMEYKPYYVNMNHKYLAIPNDQQLEAKTKIMNNLSTYSLELATKLALGQKSLDDWDQYIAELKKLGLDQLIEIDQQLHDRYNQIQ; from the coding sequence GTGGTAAAGTGGAAAAATTCATTCACCTGCACTGTTGTTTTGACGTTGGCGCTTGCCGCCGTAAGTGGATGCAGCAACGGAAATACGCCGAAAAATAGCGAGGAACCATCTGCAACGGGAGGGAGCAAAGAGGGGAGCAAGCTTCGGCTGCTCGGTCCAACTAAAGGGAATAAAGTTATCAAATTCGAGGATAGGGAGCAGTATCCGGTTTGGAAGGAACTTGATAAGCTCTTTGACACTGCCGGCTTGGAATTGGAATATGAGAGGGTGCCCACTGAGCAGTATGACGTTGTGATCAAAACAAGAATGGCATCAGGGGGCAGCCTTCCCGACATCGTGAATTTATCCGCTCTGGACGATACGACAGTCCTCAACTTGGCGAAGCAGGGTGTTCTGCTCGATTTGAAGCCGCTTATCGAAAAATACAGCAATGGAAACATTAAAAAGATGTATGATCAAGATTTTCCTTTTGCCGAAAAGACAACGACTTCACCTGACGGGAAACTGTATTGGTTCAGTGATTTACACAAAAAAACATACCAACAGAATAAACCGGCACCTGTAGGCCTAACCATGCTCATCCGCAAAGATTGGCTTGAAAAGCTGAAAATCCCTGTTCCTACAACTGCGGATGAATACCGGCAAGCATTGAAAGCGCTTCAAGATCAAGATGCCAACGGCAACGGGCAGAAGGATGAGGTTTTAGTATACAATCCCGGCAATTTTGCCGGCCCGATCGCGCAGTGGTTCGGGCTTGGCTCGGGAGTAACCGCTGTTGATGTGGAAAACAAGAAGGTAGTTTCACCGTGGTACCAGGACGGTATTAAGGACTACTTCCGCTATATGCAGCAGCTAGTCAAAGAAGGGATCATCGATACGAGTTTAATTAGCGGAAGAAATGAGCTCGTTCAGCAAAAAGTAGCCGACAATAAGGTCGCGTCTTTAGGCGATTACAATTTGGAAATGTGGCTGGAACCTACAATTCTAGGCGGGGGCGAATATCTTCCGCTCATGCCGCTTAAAGCGGTTGACGGCATTACTCCGGCAGCCCAGTTGGAAGATCCCTTCCTAGTCTGGTCGAAGTATGGGATTACGAAGGATGCGAAGAATGTAGAGGCAGCGATCAAATTTTTCGATGTCATCTATTCCGAAAAATATGCGGATCTTCTCTATTGGGGCATCGAAGGTCAAACCTATAAATTTGATGGCGGGGCAAAAGTTTTTATTGATAATGGTAACGATGAGGAAAAAGCAAAATCCAAGCTGGTTACGGGGGGCGCGATATACGGCGATGGCATCTTCCCACGTGTGCAATTTGCCAACTTAGAGTCCGAGCTGACCAATGTGCCAAAGCATAAAGCAGATCATGAGTTAGCGATTATGGAGTATAAGCCATACTACGTCAATATGAATCACAAATATTTGGCAATTCCGAATGATCAACAGCTGGAAGCAAAAACGAAAATCATGAATAATTTGAGTACTTATTCTCTGGAACTTGCAACAAAGCTGGCGCTCGGTCAGAAATCATTGGATGATTGGGATCAATATATCGCTGAGCTGAAGAAACTTGGGCTTGATCAGCTGATCGAAATTGATCAGCAATTGCATGACCGATATAACCAGATCCAATAA
- a CDS encoding putative aldouronate transport system permease protein, whose product MTAMFRRNPNKIKQGSVAVDILLYAIALFICLITLYPFYYVMIMSVSSPLEVAAMNVFWFPKGFILDSYELIIRDSRMWWAYSNTIIYVAAGTLLNCLTAVLGAYPLTVRTLKGRKWIIAFLLIPMYFGGGLIPSFLLVNKLGLYNTMFAIIIPGMVGIWNIILVRTYFTTIPEALKESAFMDGASHLQLLFKIILPISKPIIAVIAIYTIVGIWNSWFEALVYLPNEKLHPLQMYLYRVVVQQTVDLKLLSLEETRNAVATMLSNIQLKYSIIVFTTLPVIFTYPFFQKYFMKGALLGSLKE is encoded by the coding sequence ATGACCGCCATGTTCAGGAGAAATCCGAATAAGATCAAGCAAGGTTCTGTTGCAGTTGATATTCTTCTTTATGCAATCGCACTCTTTATTTGCTTAATTACGCTGTATCCTTTTTATTATGTCATGATCATGTCTGTCAGCTCTCCATTGGAAGTAGCGGCAATGAACGTTTTTTGGTTTCCAAAAGGGTTTATTCTGGACTCTTATGAATTGATCATCAGGGACTCTAGAATGTGGTGGGCGTATTCCAATACGATCATCTACGTCGCCGCCGGGACATTATTGAACTGTCTTACCGCTGTATTGGGCGCTTACCCACTAACCGTGCGGACTCTAAAAGGACGCAAATGGATCATTGCATTTCTACTGATCCCTATGTATTTCGGAGGAGGGCTCATCCCGTCCTTTCTGCTTGTGAACAAGCTCGGGCTTTACAACACGATGTTCGCCATTATCATCCCTGGGATGGTTGGCATCTGGAATATCATCCTTGTCCGAACTTATTTTACAACGATCCCGGAGGCACTGAAGGAATCCGCCTTTATGGATGGGGCATCCCACTTACAGTTGCTGTTCAAAATCATCCTGCCTATTTCGAAGCCGATCATTGCGGTAATCGCCATTTACACCATTGTCGGCATTTGGAACAGTTGGTTTGAGGCACTTGTTTATTTGCCGAATGAGAAGCTTCATCCGTTACAGATGTATTTATATCGTGTTGTCGTCCAGCAAACGGTTGATTTAAAGCTGTTGTCCCTTGAGGAGACCCGCAACGCAGTAGCTACGATGCTGTCGAACATTCAATTGAAATATTCAATTATCGTGTTTACGACGCTGCCCGTTATTTTCACCTATCCTTTCTTTCAGAAATATTTCATGAAGGGAGCACTGCTTGGTTCATTAAAAGAATAG